One Verrucomicrobiota bacterium genomic window carries:
- a CDS encoding glycosyltransferase, producing the protein MNPAASRPTLGVIIRFKNSARTLPDVLAALRRQTVQPDLIVGVDNQSTDHSVALMKSAGAQVFNWTEPYKHPRVLNFAVRHCPTDLVLILSSHTVLNSPDAISQLVGTMSDPQTACASARWDDDPFYSDAITWSELKSKGLKFGSIYSNSMGIFRRRLWESVPFDESVPTMEDSAWTLEQLKRGHTCQRLKFDFSYQRSGNARYFIFAVVTFHLAHQHHLKVCWLGPKATCCMLGKHLLRWALHPTKASDELAGIQTHKGRLAAWLFWPLAYKIFKNDR; encoded by the coding sequence ATGAATCCCGCCGCCTCACGTCCCACTCTCGGGGTCATTATCCGCTTCAAAAACTCCGCCCGGACGCTGCCAGACGTGCTCGCGGCACTGCGGCGCCAAACTGTCCAACCGGACCTCATCGTGGGGGTGGACAACCAAAGCACCGACCATTCCGTTGCGCTGATGAAAAGCGCAGGGGCACAGGTATTCAATTGGACCGAGCCCTATAAACATCCACGGGTCCTGAATTTCGCCGTGCGTCATTGTCCGACTGACCTCGTGCTTATCCTCAGTTCGCACACTGTGCTCAACTCCCCTGATGCGATCAGTCAACTGGTAGGTACGATGTCCGATCCCCAGACTGCGTGCGCCAGTGCCCGGTGGGACGATGACCCTTTCTACTCCGATGCCATCACCTGGTCCGAACTTAAATCCAAAGGCTTGAAGTTCGGTTCCATCTATTCAAACAGCATGGGTATCTTTCGCCGCCGGCTCTGGGAATCAGTCCCTTTTGACGAATCCGTGCCCACGATGGAGGACTCTGCGTGGACGTTGGAACAACTTAAGCGCGGCCATACCTGCCAACGTTTAAAGTTCGACTTCAGCTATCAGCGCTCCGGCAATGCGCGTTACTTTATCTTTGCCGTAGTCACCTTCCATTTGGCCCATCAGCACCATTTAAAAGTGTGCTGGCTGGGACCGAAAGCAACCTGCTGCATGCTGGGCAAACACTTGTTGCGATGGGCACTCCACCCAACTAAAGCTTCAGATGAACTGGCTGGCATTCAAACTCACAAAGGCCGTCTTGCGGCTTGGCTCTTTTGGCCCTTGGCCTATAAAATATTCAAGAACGACAGGTAA
- a CDS encoding exosortase-associated EpsI family protein has translation MKDKKRIFLWIGLALAITVSLLWEFAPSCTSSNSRLAALPSKGLGFSAQELPLNETEKQVYHNANVVKRLYQVGRQRFVLLAIDGSRDRHAVHDPLYCFRGAGWKVGTSLEVSVPGGEARWLKLARNSESAEAVIWFSDGTRRHASALRAWWQSTLRRLTLGRSGNEPVLVILQPTGSETVAWDNVFSRCPSLFEL, from the coding sequence ATGAAAGATAAGAAACGCATATTCTTATGGATCGGACTGGCGCTTGCCATCACAGTCAGTTTGCTTTGGGAATTCGCGCCATCCTGCACCTCATCAAACAGCCGGCTGGCCGCCCTGCCAAGCAAAGGCCTGGGCTTTTCGGCGCAAGAATTGCCACTGAATGAAACGGAAAAACAGGTTTACCACAACGCCAATGTGGTCAAACGCCTTTACCAGGTCGGCCGGCAGCGCTTTGTGCTCCTGGCGATTGACGGTTCGCGTGATCGCCATGCGGTCCACGATCCCCTTTATTGCTTCCGGGGTGCGGGTTGGAAAGTGGGGACCTCGCTGGAGGTCTCCGTGCCTGGCGGGGAAGCCAGATGGTTGAAATTGGCGCGTAATTCGGAATCCGCCGAGGCCGTGATCTGGTTTTCGGACGGAACCCGGCGCCACGCTTCAGCTCTGCGCGCCTGGTGGCAAAGTACACTCCGCCGGCTTACCCTTGGCCGCTCCGGCAATGAGCCGGTGCTGGTCATCCTCCAGCCCACCGGTTCGGAAACCGTCGCTTGGGATAATGTTTTCAGCCGGTGCCCATCCCTTTTTGAACTATGA
- a CDS encoding exosortase/archaeosortase family protein yields the protein MKPRDYFALSLLFAFAAFIWLRDPAWIAAADETLPILAGLPLFIWLGAPWRFRTEVLNCHAPALVLAGIMLVLGVATNLTLLLTISWTAALWSWLQPRTELSSGIRMRQLLVLPILAFPWLLLDFPQLGWWCRLSAAWTAEHVFHSVGFEVARQGTQLVVQGLPIDITPACSGLRALQAMLIAGVTMAFLQLGGRRTYWWGLATLPLLAWVANTARVLVISVVALSFGPEFAGGWFHEVGGWCVLAAMFALCGLAFSICRKYLKPKLAQG from the coding sequence ATGAAACCGAGAGATTACTTCGCCCTATCGCTCTTATTCGCGTTTGCCGCATTTATCTGGCTGCGGGATCCTGCTTGGATAGCTGCGGCGGATGAGACGCTTCCCATCTTGGCCGGATTGCCTTTATTTATATGGCTTGGAGCGCCATGGCGCTTCCGGACCGAAGTGCTCAACTGTCACGCACCCGCGCTTGTGCTCGCTGGAATAATGCTGGTGCTTGGGGTGGCGACCAATCTGACCCTGCTACTGACCATCTCATGGACGGCCGCACTTTGGAGTTGGCTGCAGCCTCGCACGGAGCTAAGTTCAGGGATACGAATGCGACAACTCCTGGTGCTTCCAATATTGGCCTTTCCTTGGCTACTCCTCGACTTTCCGCAGTTGGGCTGGTGGTGCCGGCTGTCGGCTGCCTGGACTGCGGAGCATGTCTTCCACAGTGTTGGCTTTGAAGTTGCTCGGCAGGGCACTCAACTGGTGGTACAAGGTTTGCCCATCGATATCACCCCCGCCTGTTCAGGCTTGCGCGCGCTCCAAGCCATGCTTATCGCCGGTGTCACGATGGCCTTCCTGCAACTCGGCGGCCGCCGGACTTACTGGTGGGGTCTTGCCACTCTGCCTTTGCTGGCCTGGGTGGCGAATACGGCCCGGGTTCTGGTCATCAGCGTTGTGGCTTTGAGCTTCGGCCCGGAATTTGCCGGTGGCTGGTTTCATGAGGTGGGTGGGTGGTGCGTATTGGCGGCCATGTTCGCTTTGTGTGGATTGGCATTTTCCATTTGTCGGAAATACCTTAAACCAAAGTTGGCACAGGGATGA
- a CDS encoding DUF4114 domain-containing protein: MKRNMKQTRRTHLRSGLFSTVLAATLTLAATNVTFADSSEREGSDGKQGDKRSSTTSGGIAAPVQSSARPLGLNIVAPVMAVGSDTASANFQKKVLPSVTDLVNTRLSERKSINDSAMLLDPSKLQLQTKSDVRVYFIGEGAGYHNTLGFNAAGSGVSHGDPRLIFPDASSPVSTYDPEASGKRSAREPLLPGDFVNLGTFAGGTKLDFFLISDGANGGKNVFSTDKSQNTDHINHVVSFAYAVKESPYLIVSFEDMYGGGDRDFNDVVFAVDIGAANIAKLMGTPEPALWLTMASFVGFAVWLKRRQTLQLSPI; this comes from the coding sequence ATGAAACGAAACATGAAGCAAACCCGCCGGACACACCTCCGTTCCGGCCTCTTTTCAACCGTCCTCGCGGCAACCTTGACGTTGGCAGCAACCAACGTCACGTTCGCCGATTCATCCGAACGTGAAGGATCCGATGGTAAACAAGGTGATAAACGTTCCTCCACAACTTCCGGTGGCATTGCGGCACCCGTTCAATCCAGCGCCCGGCCTCTCGGTTTAAATATCGTCGCACCCGTAATGGCAGTTGGATCCGATACGGCATCGGCTAATTTCCAAAAGAAGGTATTACCATCAGTGACCGATTTGGTGAATACGCGTTTGAGTGAACGGAAATCCATCAATGATTCCGCCATGCTGCTCGACCCTTCCAAATTGCAATTGCAAACCAAGTCGGATGTGCGAGTGTACTTCATTGGTGAAGGTGCTGGGTATCATAACACGCTTGGATTCAATGCGGCGGGCAGCGGAGTGAGCCATGGCGATCCGCGGTTAATTTTCCCGGATGCTTCGAGTCCGGTATCAACCTATGACCCGGAGGCTAGCGGCAAACGCTCAGCCAGAGAACCGTTGCTACCCGGCGATTTCGTAAACCTTGGCACCTTCGCTGGCGGCACAAAACTCGACTTTTTTCTCATCTCCGACGGGGCCAATGGCGGTAAGAATGTCTTCTCGACTGACAAGTCACAAAACACTGACCATATCAACCATGTCGTCTCTTTCGCTTACGCGGTAAAAGAAAGCCCTTATCTCATCGTCAGCTTCGAGGACATGTATGGTGGTGGCGACCGGGACTTTAACGATGTCGTTTTCGCCGTGGACATCGGGGCGGCCAATATCGCCAAACTCATGGGCACGCCGGAGCCCGCACTGTGGCTCACGATGGCCTCATTCGTTGGGTTTGCAGTCTGGTTGAAGCGCCGTCAAACTCTGCAACTCAGCCCGATTTGA
- a CDS encoding sigma-54 dependent transcriptional regulator yields the protein MIKILYPGECPDDFVARLKQLGFPAHTFTAGEVTELTTETAEVVYVLPHQAMSLDSWPRLRVQLAQANRLYIAVIEKASTAEVARFLRDGAYDVLAMEDNDTRWREALMTASGNQQLWIQLYGGRPLSSEDILSGRSESILRLRQTIDRLGPTDVCVLIQGESGVGKERIASALHKAGHGKSFVALNCAAIPKDLLESELFGVEKGAFTGAMRARAGLVEQAQGGTLFLDEIGEMDISVQPKLLRFLETRCARRVGGEKEYQVKLRVISATNRNLDTEIAEKRFRADLFYRLAEITLHAPPLRTRPEDVPELALNFMRKANERFGKNFETIEPAMIEKFQLHTWPGNVRELKSTVDRLVLLFDGSILRAPWWDVPETRVPQATGFASMPVMEASSVSTQSSPAVPIPEAVHAAPVTSALGVYTHGMGIPNHKQKLVIARRLMEESGNNFSWVAGQLGINVTTLWRWRKTGKLG from the coding sequence ATGATAAAAATCCTTTATCCCGGTGAATGCCCGGACGACTTTGTCGCGCGTCTAAAGCAGCTCGGATTTCCCGCGCATACTTTTACTGCCGGGGAAGTAACCGAACTGACGACGGAGACAGCGGAAGTAGTCTATGTGCTCCCGCACCAGGCTATGAGTTTGGACTCGTGGCCCCGCCTGCGGGTGCAACTTGCGCAGGCGAATCGTCTTTACATTGCAGTCATTGAGAAAGCGTCCACTGCCGAAGTGGCACGTTTCTTGCGGGATGGCGCCTATGATGTGCTCGCAATGGAAGACAACGATACGCGCTGGCGCGAGGCGCTCATGACCGCGTCAGGCAATCAACAACTCTGGATTCAGCTCTATGGCGGGCGACCGCTTTCGTCGGAAGATATTCTGAGCGGCCGCTCCGAATCCATTCTGCGCTTACGACAGACGATTGACCGGCTTGGCCCAACAGATGTATGTGTGCTGATCCAGGGCGAATCCGGCGTGGGCAAGGAGCGGATCGCTTCCGCGTTGCACAAGGCGGGGCACGGGAAAAGCTTTGTCGCGCTGAACTGCGCGGCCATTCCGAAGGACCTGCTGGAATCCGAGTTGTTCGGGGTGGAGAAAGGCGCTTTCACCGGCGCCATGAGAGCGCGGGCCGGGCTGGTGGAACAGGCTCAGGGCGGAACACTTTTTCTCGACGAAATCGGCGAAATGGATATTAGCGTGCAGCCGAAACTGCTGCGGTTCCTCGAAACCCGCTGCGCGCGGCGCGTGGGCGGAGAGAAGGAGTACCAGGTCAAGTTACGGGTGATCTCGGCCACCAATCGCAACCTCGATACGGAAATTGCGGAGAAACGTTTTCGTGCCGACCTCTTTTACCGACTCGCGGAAATCACGCTCCATGCACCGCCGTTGCGGACCCGGCCCGAGGATGTCCCCGAGCTGGCCCTGAACTTCATGCGCAAGGCCAACGAGCGGTTTGGCAAGAACTTCGAGACCATCGAGCCGGCGATGATTGAAAAATTTCAACTTCACACCTGGCCCGGCAATGTGCGTGAATTGAAAAGCACGGTGGATCGCCTGGTGTTGCTGTTTGACGGGTCCATATTGCGCGCACCGTGGTGGGACGTCCCGGAAACCCGCGTGCCGCAAGCGACGGGGTTCGCGTCCATGCCCGTAATGGAAGCCAGCAGCGTTTCAACGCAGAGTTCACCCGCCGTGCCAATCCCCGAGGCGGTGCATGCGGCACCCGTAACTTCCGCGCTGGGGGTGTACACGCACGGCATGGGAATCCCGAACCATAAACAGAAACTGGTGATTGCCAGACGACTCATGGAGGAAAGCGGCAACAACTTCAGTTGGGTTGCGGGGCAATTGGGCATTAACGTTACCACGCTCTGGCGTTGGCGCAAAACCGGCAAACTCGGATGA
- a CDS encoding O-antigen ligase family protein, which produces MMDLVKTFAILFAYLLAAPALGWLLARDRRLERAAFCLMVFMPSWFPGKLTLMVNSVELYRGHTKGFEASIIEIVAVALIVSAALRREKGFRWLPPGLWLYLAWCALSCCSIISADNKLYVLMAAVKFTKVALVFIGAFQAFGNKEDLRWMMHALAFSLVFQALVCLKLRYVDGQWQVKGWFEHQNPMAMWCYLCALPLLSVALAPMTPRRDTLFFATGVAAAGFCILLSVSRGGLGAFVAGACVIYALAVLRGFTWKLTAFAVVGLIAALAAGMLALDSMMVRVQEVNSRDEDRDLRAVLNQQCAAMLHDHPLGVGWNNFGVVNSLPVEKYAAILMDWDQSRGFRIIDENYLANPLTESLYWLLLAENGYPSLVMFVIFLLVTLWWAVRCTLAFWREPEGYFAAGVLIALFMTYFHGTVERVLTQTKNLSMWLIFAGCLARLEWRRQQGSSQAPPESSPAAGANPINSRSVNAL; this is translated from the coding sequence ATGATGGACCTCGTCAAAACGTTTGCCATCCTCTTTGCCTACCTCCTTGCGGCACCGGCGCTGGGATGGTTACTGGCGCGGGATCGGCGGCTGGAGCGTGCCGCGTTTTGCCTGATGGTCTTCATGCCCTCCTGGTTCCCCGGCAAGCTGACCTTGATGGTCAACTCCGTAGAGCTTTATCGGGGGCATACCAAGGGCTTTGAAGCGTCCATCATTGAAATTGTTGCGGTGGCGCTAATCGTCTCCGCCGCATTGCGTCGGGAAAAGGGCTTTCGGTGGCTGCCACCCGGCCTCTGGCTCTACCTTGCCTGGTGCGCGCTGAGTTGTTGCTCGATTATTTCGGCGGACAATAAACTTTATGTGCTGATGGCGGCGGTGAAATTTACCAAAGTGGCGCTGGTTTTCATTGGAGCCTTCCAGGCATTTGGAAACAAGGAGGACTTGCGCTGGATGATGCACGCGTTGGCATTTTCGCTCGTGTTCCAAGCCTTGGTCTGCCTCAAACTGCGCTACGTGGACGGCCAATGGCAGGTGAAAGGGTGGTTTGAGCACCAAAATCCCATGGCGATGTGGTGTTACCTCTGCGCCCTACCATTGCTGTCGGTGGCCCTGGCACCGATGACGCCGCGCCGGGATACCTTGTTTTTTGCAACCGGTGTCGCTGCCGCAGGGTTCTGCATCCTGTTGAGCGTATCGCGCGGCGGGTTGGGTGCCTTTGTCGCCGGGGCGTGTGTGATCTATGCGCTGGCGGTGCTGCGTGGGTTTACCTGGAAATTGACGGCCTTTGCAGTAGTCGGTCTGATTGCTGCCTTGGCGGCTGGGATGCTTGCGCTTGACTCCATGATGGTGCGCGTTCAGGAAGTGAACTCACGCGACGAGGATAGGGACCTCCGGGCAGTCTTGAATCAACAGTGCGCCGCCATGTTGCATGATCACCCGTTGGGAGTGGGCTGGAATAATTTTGGTGTGGTCAACAGTCTGCCCGTGGAAAAATACGCCGCCATCCTCATGGATTGGGATCAGAGCCGTGGTTTTCGAATTATCGATGAGAACTACCTGGCCAATCCGCTAACAGAAAGTCTCTACTGGCTCTTGCTGGCGGAAAATGGTTATCCTAGCTTGGTGATGTTTGTGATCTTCCTGCTAGTGACACTTTGGTGGGCGGTGCGCTGCACGCTGGCATTCTGGCGTGAGCCGGAGGGTTACTTTGCAGCGGGCGTACTGATTGCCCTGTTTATGACCTATTTTCACGGCACGGTCGAGCGAGTGCTCACGCAAACGAAAAATCTGTCCATGTGGCTGATATTTGCCGGATGTCTGGCGCGTCTGGAATGGCGCCGTCAGCAAGGCAGCAGCCAGGCACCGCCGGAGAGTTCCCCCGCTGCGGGAGCCAATCCGATTAACTCCAGATCAGTGAACGCACTATGA